The genomic interval GTACACGTCCACGGGGGACGCGCGGCCCACCACGAACTCCGCCGCGTCCCGGAGCTTCTCCAGGGCCAGCTCCGTGCAGTGCAGGGTGATGAGCGGCAGGAACCCCGGCTCGCTCATCCACTTCACCGCGCCCAGGAGGTGGTTCGCATCGAGAAACCCCACCACCGAGTCCCGCAGGGCGCGGCTCTCCTCTCCCGCGGCTTGAAGGACTTCACGCCTGTCGCGCGGGGCGGGGGGAGTTCGTGGCTCGCCCTCTTCCCGGGGCATGATGATGGTCTCAATCCACATCGGAGCGCCCTCCGGACGGAAGTCCCAGTGGCGCGCTGACCACGTTCACCTGCTGGCGCGGAAGCCACTGGGCTGTCGGAGAATGATGCGCGATTTCACTCCGCGTTGTTTCTCTCTCCGCGCCATTTCCTTCTCGGCGGGCGACAAATTGTGAAAAATCGGAGTGGCTTTGAAACCCACGGTGCCGGGGACCTCGCACCATGTGGGGTCAATCCCTCGGGGTGTGGAGCCCGCAGGCGCCCACCGTTGGACACACGGCTCCAGCCCGAGGGCGAGACGCGCCGCCTCCCGGCGAATGCTTCCTCGCGATGACGTTCTTCCCGCGAGGCGAGGGTGCGCGCCGCTCGAGGCGAGGGCCTTCGTGCGCCATTGCGCGCGCGGACGGAGCGGATCAGCTCGCCGTGCGCGGCCGTTCGAGGGGCAGCTCCACGACGAAGGTGGCGCCTCCGCCAGGCGAGTCGTCCACGCGGATGTGGCCGCCATGGGCTTCGACAATCTGCCGGACGATGTAGAGGCCCAGTCCCATGCCGCCTCGGCGCCGCGCGTTGTCGCCTTGGGTGAAGCGCTCGAAGATGCGCTCGCGATCCTGCGCGGGGATGCCCGGGCCGCCGTCCCTCACCATGAGGCGCACGCCGTCTTCGTGGCGGGTGAGGGAGAGGCGCACGGGGTTGCCCGCACCATAGCGAAGGGCGTTGGACAGCAGGTTGCTCACCACCTGCTCCAGCCGAAGCCGGTCGAAGCGGCCCACCATGGGGCCCTCCACGGAGGCGGTGAACTGCACGCCCGTGTGACGGGCCTCGTCCGCGAAGCGCGTGACGAGGTCTCCGACGACGGCGGCGAGGTCGCCCTCCGTGAACTGGAAGTCGAGCTTGCCCGTGCGGATGCGGCTGACGTCGAGCAGGTTGTCCACGAGCGCGCCCAGCCGCCGCAGCTGTCGCTCCGTGGACTCGAGCTTCGCCTGGACCCTGGGGGAGCTGAGCGTCTCCGCGGGGTGGCTTTCGCCCATGCGCCGCAGCAGCTGCGCCTGAAGCCGCAGCGAGGTCAGCGGGGTGCGCAGCTCGTGGCTCGCCAGCGAGAGGAAGTCATCGCGCGTGCGCACGGCCTCCTGGAGCGCGAACTCCGTCTCCTTCAGCGCGGTGATGTCCAGGATGGCGCCGCGCACCACCACCACCTTGCCCGTCGCGTCGCGCAGCACCCGCGCCCGGCTGGTGAGCCAGTGCCAGGTGCCGTCCGGCCACGCGGTCCGGAAGGTGGAGGCGTACGTGTCCGTGTTGCCCGCGAAGATGTCATCCAGTTGCGCCTGGACGCCCATCCGGTCGTCCGGGTGGAGCGAGTCGATGAACCGCTCATGGGTCCACTCCGCCAGCGGCTGGGGATAGCCGTAGAGCCGGTCATGGCCCTCCGAGCGGAACACCTGCCCGGTGGCCAGGTTCGTCTCCCAGACGGCCATCTGCGCCGAGTCGAGCGCCACCTGGAAGCGCTCGCCGAGCTGGCGGAAGCGCTCCTCGGTCCGGGCCACTTCGTTCTCCGCCAGTTGGCGCCGGGTGATGTCGGCCGCGAGCACCCACGTCTCCTCGCCCACGATCTGGACATTCACGTCCAGCCAGGTGCGCGAGGGCAGCTCCGCCAGGAAGCGCCCGCCCTCCCGCGTGGCGAGCGCCGCCATCAGCCGCTCGTGCAGCGAGGTGCCCGCCAGCGCCGGCTCGGCGACCCAGGGCTCCTGGCCTTGGAGCTCCTCGGCGGGCAGTCCCAGCAGCGCGGCGGCGCGGCTGTTCACCTCGCGGATGCGGCCGTGGGCATCCAGGCAGAGGAACGCCTCGCTCATCATCTCCCGGAGCAGCCGCAGCCGCGCGCTGTCGGAGGGGCCCTGCTCATCCTCCGTGCCTGGAGGAAGGGAGTACGTGACGCTGTCGGCGTCCGTCGGGGGGCCGGACGCGGTGTACGGCGCGGGGCTCATGTAGACCTGAACCGTCCCCTGGCGCTCCAAATGCGTCAAGTTGCCCACTCCTCCAGGAGGGTGGGCGTCCGCACGCCGGGACACGCTCCGGCCCTTGCCCCGAGCCCTCTTCCGTCGGGCCCCGCGCCGCGGACGTGACATGTGCCTCAGGAACCGTTCGTGCTTCCGCCGGGGTCTGGCAGGGGCGCGGGCATCTGCCACAGGCCCGTGGGCTGGAGATAGGCCTGGTCGAACGCGAAGAGGATGCCCGACCAGCGGTCCGGGAAGACGGCCCAGTTGTACTCGGTGGGCGGCGACGTCAGGGGATTTCCGTCGCGGTCCGGCTGGCTGTTCGCATAGTCGGCGTAGTTCCAGACGACCGTTCCGAAGTGGGTGCGCAAGAGCGGTGTGAGGATTTGGAGCAGCGCGGCTCGGGACACCTCGTCCGGCCGGGGCACCGCGGGCGTGAAGACGGGCTGGGCCATGTCGTGCTGCTCGCGCCAGGCGATGTAGTTGTTGCCCATGGCGATGAGGGCGTCGCGCTCCTCGGGCGTGGGCGCCACGCGGGCCTTCTCGTAGAGCGCGAAGGCCGCCACCAGCAGGCTCTTGTAGTGAATCC from Myxococcus stipitatus carries:
- a CDS encoding PAS domain-containing sensor histidine kinase; its protein translation is MSRPRRGARRKRARGKGRSVSRRADAHPPGGVGNLTHLERQGTVQVYMSPAPYTASGPPTDADSVTYSLPPGTEDEQGPSDSARLRLLREMMSEAFLCLDAHGRIREVNSRAAALLGLPAEELQGQEPWVAEPALAGTSLHERLMAALATREGGRFLAELPSRTWLDVNVQIVGEETWVLAADITRRQLAENEVARTEERFRQLGERFQVALDSAQMAVWETNLATGQVFRSEGHDRLYGYPQPLAEWTHERFIDSLHPDDRMGVQAQLDDIFAGNTDTYASTFRTAWPDGTWHWLTSRARVLRDATGKVVVVRGAILDITALKETEFALQEAVRTRDDFLSLASHELRTPLTSLRLQAQLLRRMGESHPAETLSSPRVQAKLESTERQLRRLGALVDNLLDVSRIRTGKLDFQFTEGDLAAVVGDLVTRFADEARHTGVQFTASVEGPMVGRFDRLRLEQVVSNLLSNALRYGAGNPVRLSLTRHEDGVRLMVRDGGPGIPAQDRERIFERFTQGDNARRRGGMGLGLYIVRQIVEAHGGHIRVDDSPGGGATFVVELPLERPRTAS